Proteins encoded by one window of Elaeis guineensis isolate ETL-2024a chromosome 12, EG11, whole genome shotgun sequence:
- the LOC105055730 gene encoding putative F-box protein PP2-B12 encodes MGTSCGDICTLPEGCISHVISLTSPVDSCRSAAVCTTFRSAAESDIVWERFLPPDYPSILSRAVHPVEYLSKKQLFFRLCETILIDDGNMSFSLDKSSGAKCYMLSGRQLFIVWGDTPHYWTWHPLPDSRFSEVAELVDVCWLEIRGKIESSILTPKTTYAAYLIFKVDQNSHGLGFLNQETTVKLGAQVSTHTVNVQPIVAERQRNGHRWHFLNSSWNAILEGHADAEQNEIAARAPQERADGWMEMEMGEFYNDEGEDGEVEMSLMEVKRLNWKSGLIIQGIEIRPKK; translated from the exons ATGGGAACGAGCTGCGGTGATATCTGCACTCTGCCGGAGGGTTGCATCTCCCACGTTATCTCTCTGACGTCGCCGGTCGATTCTTGCCGGTCGGCAGCGGTCTGCACAACCTTCCGCTCGGCCGCCGAGTCCGACATCGTGTGGGAGCGCTTCCTGCCGCCCGATTACCCTTCTATCCTGTCGCGGGCGGTCCATCCGGTGGAGTACTTGTCCAAGAAACAGCTCTTCTTCCGCCTCTGCGAAACCATCCTCATCGACGACGgcaacatg AGTTTCTCATTGGATAAATCGAGCGGTGCAAAGTGCTACATGCTGTCTGGCAGACAGCTGTTTATTGTATGGGGAGAT actcCCCATTATTGGACGTGGCATCCTCTACCCGATTCCAG GTTTTCAGAGGTTGCTGAGCTCGTAGACGTTTGCTGGTTGGAGATTCGAGGCAAAATTGAAAGCAGCATACTTACTCCTAAAACAACCTATGCCGCCTATCTCATCTTCAAAGTCGATCAGAATTCACATGGTCTGGGCTTTCTGAATCAGGAAACAACAGTGAAACTGGGAGCCCAGGTGTCCACACATACTGTGAACGTACAACCCATTGTTGCTGAGAGACAGAGGAACGGACATCGTTGGCATTTCCTGAATTCGAGTTGGAATGCCATACTGGAGGGGCATGCCGATGCGGAGCAAAACGAGATTGCAGCTAGAGCCCCTCAGGAAAGGGCTGATGGTTGGATGGAGATGGAGATGGGGGAATTCTACAATGATGAGGGTGAGGATGGGGAAGTGGAAATGAGTTTGATGGAGGTGAAACGACTGAATTGGAAGTCCGGACTCATCATCCAAGGCATTGAGATAAGGCCTAAGAAGTAG